The following proteins are co-located in the Pedobacter sp. FW305-3-2-15-E-R2A2 genome:
- a CDS encoding aldo/keto reductase, producing MTTIKKIQLGQNGPLVSKLGLGCMRMSSVWGGSTPDETESIATIQSALDNGINFLNTGDFYGAGHNELLVGKAIKGRRDDAFISVKFGAFFHNGQWLGLDLRPVAIKNFINYSLTRLGIETIDLYQPCRMDGSVPVEDIIGTVADLIKEGKVRYIGVSEITADQLREANQIHPISALEIGYSLADRQIESELLPAAKEMGIAVAAFANTAEGLLTGDMKAPLAADDHHLHFSRFQGDNLIKNLEKVEILKALAKDKQVTPTQIAIAWVNAQGDHIMPLVSMSRRSRLPENIAAMSIEFTTSEIELLNTTFAPGAILGGTYLQR from the coding sequence ATGACAACGATTAAAAAAATACAATTGGGCCAAAACGGCCCGCTCGTGTCCAAACTAGGTTTGGGCTGTATGCGCATGTCTTCCGTATGGGGAGGTTCAACGCCAGATGAAACTGAAAGCATAGCCACCATACAGTCGGCACTTGACAATGGCATCAATTTTTTAAATACCGGCGACTTCTATGGTGCAGGACACAATGAATTATTAGTCGGCAAAGCCATTAAAGGCCGCAGGGACGATGCTTTCATCAGCGTTAAATTTGGGGCTTTCTTTCATAATGGCCAATGGCTGGGCCTGGATCTGCGCCCTGTGGCCATCAAGAATTTCATCAATTATTCGCTTACCCGTTTAGGCATTGAAACCATAGACCTGTACCAGCCCTGCCGGATGGATGGCAGCGTACCTGTAGAAGATATTATAGGCACGGTAGCCGACCTGATCAAAGAAGGTAAAGTCCGCTACATCGGTGTTTCTGAGATCACAGCTGATCAACTGCGTGAAGCAAACCAGATTCATCCGATCAGTGCACTGGAAATTGGCTATTCACTGGCAGACCGACAAATAGAAAGCGAATTATTGCCGGCAGCTAAAGAAATGGGTATCGCAGTAGCCGCCTTTGCCAACACTGCCGAAGGTTTGTTAACGGGCGATATGAAAGCGCCGCTTGCAGCCGATGATCATCACCTGCACTTCTCTCGTTTTCAAGGCGATAACCTCATCAAAAACCTGGAAAAAGTGGAAATATTGAAAGCCTTAGCGAAGGATAAACAAGTTACACCTACACAAATCGCCATCGCCTGGGTAAATGCGCAAGGCGACCATATCATGCCATTGGTAAGCATGAGCCGCCGTTCAAGGTTACCGGAAAATATCGCTGCCATGAGCATTGAATTTACAACCTCTGAAATAGAATTATTAAATACTACTTTTGCACCGGGCGCCATCTTAGGCGGCACTTATTTACAAAGATAA